In the Leptospira sp. WS4.C2 genome, one interval contains:
- a CDS encoding lysophospholipid acyltransferase family protein: MIPDNKQKPYSKTKYIILSWVVHFIVRVWYLFIRNQKFIIPEGSAKVIEKGSGYIIAVFHETTLSLYRHATQYLKRKKKADMVALVSQSKDGEIIHQTFARSNLRSVRGSSTRGGTGAFRNILKEMKQGAVPIFTVDGPKGPRREVKPGVIVTASLTGFPILYLHSCYDRAYTFKSWDRHFFPKFGAKLFIQYGEPFFVPKGLSESQIDEYAKKLEIAMGKNAEILESFVRGQSSDNSIDVPPKI; the protein is encoded by the coding sequence TTGATTCCAGATAACAAACAAAAACCCTATTCCAAAACCAAATACATCATCCTCAGTTGGGTGGTTCACTTTATTGTTCGAGTTTGGTATCTATTTATTCGGAACCAAAAATTCATCATTCCAGAAGGAAGTGCCAAGGTCATTGAAAAAGGTTCTGGTTATATCATTGCTGTTTTTCATGAAACCACCCTTTCCCTTTATAGGCATGCCACCCAGTATTTGAAACGAAAGAAAAAAGCAGATATGGTGGCCCTTGTTTCCCAATCGAAAGATGGAGAGATCATCCACCAAACCTTTGCTCGCTCCAACCTTCGTTCGGTTCGTGGTTCTTCTACAAGAGGGGGCACTGGGGCATTTCGTAATATCCTAAAAGAGATGAAACAAGGTGCAGTTCCTATCTTTACCGTCGATGGTCCGAAAGGCCCAAGAAGGGAAGTGAAACCTGGTGTCATTGTTACGGCATCACTCACTGGATTTCCCATCCTGTATTTACATTCTTGTTATGATAGGGCTTACACTTTTAAAAGTTGGGATAGGCATTTTTTCCCTAAATTTGGTGCAAAACTTTTCATCCAATACGGGGAGCCATTCTTTGTTCCGAAAGGGCTATCGGAGAGCCAAATCGATGAATACGCCAAAAAATTGGAAATTGCCATGGGGAAAAATGCGGAAATCCTGGAATCTTTTGTACGTGGACAATCCTCCGACAATTCTATTGACGTACCGCCTAAAATCTAA
- a CDS encoding NAD-dependent epimerase/dehydratase family protein produces the protein MKILLLGGTGLIGKQVLLSLVFYPQIKKVIVWARNSQSASNPNVPIEVVQVRWEDFQSGKVSIPDGIDAVFCCLGTTINKAGSQEKFKEIDYEYPLLAAKQAKTKKISGFYIITAMGSDANSSIFYNRVKGEIETELRKLEFPFLGIFRPSLLIGEREEVRVGEKVGEFLGNLIPFGLLGLKKYKPIPAEYVAKSMIHSLLHDKPEPGAAPTVKVYENDFLWEIGKDHSF, from the coding sequence ATGAAAATATTACTCCTTGGTGGAACCGGTCTTATCGGTAAACAAGTGTTACTCTCTCTTGTTTTTTATCCCCAAATTAAAAAGGTAATTGTTTGGGCGAGAAACTCGCAATCCGCCTCTAATCCCAATGTTCCCATTGAAGTGGTGCAAGTAAGGTGGGAGGACTTTCAATCAGGAAAGGTTTCCATTCCCGATGGGATCGATGCAGTTTTTTGTTGTTTGGGTACAACCATTAACAAAGCAGGTAGCCAAGAAAAGTTCAAAGAGATTGATTACGAATATCCATTGCTCGCAGCAAAACAAGCAAAAACAAAAAAGATTTCTGGTTTTTATATCATTACCGCTATGGGATCAGATGCTAACTCTTCTATATTTTATAACCGAGTGAAAGGGGAAATAGAAACGGAACTTCGTAAGTTAGAATTTCCCTTTTTAGGAATCTTTCGGCCCTCCTTACTGATTGGAGAAAGGGAAGAAGTGAGAGTAGGGGAGAAGGTAGGGGAGTTTCTAGGCAATCTCATTCCTTTTGGCCTATTAGGACTCAAAAAATACAAACCGATTCCCGCAGAATATGTTGCCAAATCTATGATTCATTCTTTGTTACACGACAAACCGGAGCCAGGTGCGGCCCCTACAGTGAAAGTATATGAAAACGATTTCCTTTGGGAGATCGGTAAGGACCATTCTTTTTGA